CAGCAACTCAACGGGATTTGTTCGTGCATATTCAGTCTAATCGACCTGATGTCAATTTCAGCGTCGCATTGATGATTGTCGATCAACTTAAAGAGTGTATTCAAGTCGTGGAGGAAATCCACGGTTTCCGTTGGGTGGAAGAACGGGATTTTACGGGTTTTATTGATGGCACAGAGAACCCGAAAACCGATGAAAAACTGCGTGAAATCGCATTGATTGACGACGGTGAAGATACTGGTGGCAGTTATGTGTTAAGCCAACGTTATGTGCATAATTTAGACAAATGGTACAAAATGTCGGTCGATCGCCAAGAGCAAGTAATCGGTCGTACCAAAGCGGACAGCGTAGAATTAGATGATGTTCCGCCGCAATCACACGTTGGGCGGGTGGATCTCAAAGAAGATGGTAAGGGATTAAAAATTTTACGCCATAGCTTGCCATACGGCTTAGCCAGCGGAGAACACGGTTTATATTTCTTGGCATTCTCAAAACGCTTGTACAACATCGACAAACAGTTGTTGAGTATGTTTGGCGAATTAGACGGCAAAACTGACCGCTTGCTTGGTTTCACCAAAGCGGTAACAGGCAGTTATTATTACGCTCCAAGCCTTGAGCAGCTGCTCAATTTGCAAAAAATTGAGCGGATCTGACCGCTTGCAAAAAGACTAAATCGGGCGGTATAATCCGCCCGTTCTCATTGGGGTGCTACTTGTGTGGCTGAGAAATACCCATAGAACCTGATCTGACTAATATCAGCGTAGGGATTTGAGACAGGAATAGCGGTATTCTTCCCGTTTTAAATCCTTCTATTTCAATTATTTAGAAGGAAATTTCAATGAAACTTAAACCACTTTTCTCCCTTTCCACCCTTGCCCTTTCTTTTTCAACCTTAGCAAACCAACCGACTTTAACGGTTTATACCTACGATTCTTTTACTTCCGACTGGGGGGCTGCTCCAAAATTAGAGCCGATTTTTGAAAAACAATGTGGTTGCGACCTGAAATTTATGCCGTTTGAAGATGGCGTAACGATGTTCAACCGTATCCGTTTAGAAGGCAACAAAACCAAAGCCGATGTAATGTTAGGCATTGATAACTTTGTGATGCCAGAAGCGGAAAAATCAGGATTATTTGTGGAAAGTGGATTAGAAAACAAAGGGTTAGATCTTAACTGGACAGATAAAACCTTTGTGCCTTTTGACTTTGGTGAATATGCTTTTATTTACAACAAACAAAAAGTAGCAAATCCACCAAAAAGCCTTAAAGAGTTAGTTGAACGCCAAGATCTCAAAGTGATTTATCAAGATCCTCGTACTAGCACCGTTGGGCGTGGCTTGCTATTTTGGATGAACAGTGTTTACGGTGATAAAGCTGAACAAGCGTGGCAAGATCTTGCCAAGCATACCGTGACTGTGGGCAAAGGCTGGTCAGAAACCTACGGGGCGTTCTTAAAAGGTGAGTCGGATTTAGTTCTCAGCTATGCCACTTCTCCGCTTTATCATCAATGGCACGAAAAAGATGAAAACTATGTGGCAGCGAATTTTGCTGAAGGGCATTTAGTCCAAGTGGAAGTGGCAGCAATCACCAAAGCAAGCAAACAGCCACAGTTAGCCAAACAATTTTTGGCTTTCTTACAACAGCCTGAAGCTCAAAAAATTATCTCATTCCACAACGTGATGAAACCTGTGGTGAGCAGCCAAGCGGATCCATTATTCAAAACATTACCAACCTATTCTGCAGCAAACTTCACCCAGCCAAGCACCGACACCGTGAAGCAATGGTTAGCCACTTGGCAAAAAGCGGTAAGTAAATAACCGCTTGCATTGAAATCTTCCCCAATTCGTTGGGGAAGAACGATCAAAACAATTCGCTAAAACGCCATTCTAACTTCGCAAAAATTGCTATAATGCAACCATTCTTCGCTTTTATTGATAACCAATGCAGCATTTTATTCAACAAGCCAATTTATTTGGTGAACGCAAACAGCCTTTCTTTTTTTTAATCGATTTTGAGCAAAAAAAGCCTCAAATTTATCCGCTTGATCAAGCGGTTGAAAATGGGATCTCGTTTGTATTTCCAACAATAACGAATTGGGTAGAAAAACCAACATTTTTACCAAAATTAGAATTAAACATTACGCCAGCGGATTTTAAAAATTACCAACAAAGTTTTGAATTAGTAAAATCTCAAATTCAGGCAGGAAATAGTTATTTATTAAACTTAACTTGCCAAACAAAAATTACTTCAAATTACGATCTAAAACAGATTTTTCTCGCCAGCAAAGCCAAATATAAATTACTGTTAGAAAATCAGTTTGTCTGTTTTTCTCCAGAATGTTTTGTACGAATTGAACAGAATAAAATCTATTCTTATCCAATGAAAGGCACTATTAATGCAAACGAAGAAAATGCCGCAGAGAAGTTAATCTGTTCAGAAAAAGAATTTACTGAACATAATACTATTGTTGATTTAATTCGTAATGATTTAGCTTTAGTCGCCAATAATATTCAGGTTAGTAAATATCGTTATGTAGAAAAAGTGCAAACCCACCGTGGTGCTATTTATCAAACCAGTTCGGAAATTTGTGGGGAATTGGTGGAGAATTGGCAAGCAAAAATCGGTACAATGTTGGCAAAACTATTGCCTGCAGGCTCAATTAGTGGGGCACCGAAAGTGAAGACTGTTGAAATTATTCGACAAGCAGAGCAGCGAGAACGAGGCTATTACACAGGTATTTTTGGTTATTTTGATGGCGAAAATTTAGAAAGTGCGGTAGCAATTCGTTATATTGAACAACAAAATAATCAGCTTATTTTTCGCAGTGGTGGCGGTATTACATCATTAAGTGATTTAAACGAAGAATATAATGAAATTTTAGAGAAGGTTTATGTGCCAATTTCCTCTGTTTGAAACTTTGGCGGTTATTGATGGACAATTTCAACGTTTGAATTATCATCAGCAGCGTGTCAATTTTGCATTTAACTATTTTTTTAAATCGGAAACGATTTTAGATTTAACCCAAATAGCCATTCCTGCAGCTTTTCAATCAGGTTTTTTTCGCTGTCGAATTGATTATTCAGCAAAAGAGTTTGATGTTAAATTTTATGCTTATACGTCACGAAAAACTGCCCGCTTTCAATGTGTTTATACAGAAGATTTAGATTATCAATTCAAATATAGCGATCGCAAGCGGTTAGATTTTGCCAAAGATTTGCAAATTGATGAAGTGATTATTATCAATAATGGCTTTGTGAGTGATTGCACTATCGGCAATTTACTCTTTTTAAAGCATGAAAAATGGTACAGTCCGCAGCATTATTTATTAAAAGGCACACAATTAAGTTATTTATTAGATCAACAAAAAGTGGAGCTTGTGCCAATTCATGTAGATGATCTGTTTGGTTATGAAAAAATTATGGTGATCAATGCGTTAAATCCCTTTGAGCTGGAGCGAGCAGTTTCGATCAATTCGTCAAGTGTCTTACGTTAGGTTTGCGACACAGATCGAAAAATTTGAAAAAAAACTTGAAACTGTATATTCAAACAGTATAATGCAACAAAATTTATGATTGTTAAATCAAATACAAGGATTATTTTATGGCAGAAAAAAAATCATCAGTCTCAACCGTTACTAAACATACGGATCCAGAAAGTAAAGAAAAAGCGTTAGCCGCAGCACTTGCTCAAATTGAAAAACAGTTCGGCAAAGGCTCTATTATGACCTTAGGTGCAACGCAAGATCTTGATATCGAAGCGGTTTCAACGGGTTCAATTGGTCTAGACTTAGCCCTTGGGATCGGTGGTTTACCGATGGGGCGTATTGTCGAAATTTTTGGACCAGAGTCATCAGGTAAAACGACTTTAACGTTATCTCTCATTGCTGAAGCTCAAAAAATAGGTAAAACTTGTGCCTTCATTGATGCGGAACACGCTTTAGATCCTGTTTATGCTCGTAAGCTAGGTGTAAATACCGATAAGTTATTGATTTCACAGCCAGACCATGGTG
The nucleotide sequence above comes from Pasteurellaceae bacterium Orientalotternb1. Encoded proteins:
- a CDS encoding peroxidase, which translates into the protein MATPQSGVTLTHRKAGIFIEAMVSDAESLRSKIQYVYQQFEQIQAQFADEHLGLTIAFGTKLWRQLVSGQSATELHDFQPLGKAEQEFAPATQRDLFVHIQSNRPDVNFSVALMIVDQLKECIQVVEEIHGFRWVEERDFTGFIDGTENPKTDEKLREIALIDDGEDTGGSYVLSQRYVHNLDKWYKMSVDRQEQVIGRTKADSVELDDVPPQSHVGRVDLKEDGKGLKILRHSLPYGLASGEHGLYFLAFSKRLYNIDKQLLSMFGELDGKTDRLLGFTKAVTGSYYYAPSLEQLLNLQKIERI
- a CDS encoding thiamine ABC transporter substrate binding subunit, whose product is MKLKPLFSLSTLALSFSTLANQPTLTVYTYDSFTSDWGAAPKLEPIFEKQCGCDLKFMPFEDGVTMFNRIRLEGNKTKADVMLGIDNFVMPEAEKSGLFVESGLENKGLDLNWTDKTFVPFDFGEYAFIYNKQKVANPPKSLKELVERQDLKVIYQDPRTSTVGRGLLFWMNSVYGDKAEQAWQDLAKHTVTVGKGWSETYGAFLKGESDLVLSYATSPLYHQWHEKDENYVAANFAEGHLVQVEVAAITKASKQPQLAKQFLAFLQQPEAQKIISFHNVMKPVVSSQADPLFKTLPTYSAANFTQPSTDTVKQWLATWQKAVSK
- a CDS encoding aminodeoxychorismate synthase component I, producing MQHFIQQANLFGERKQPFFFLIDFEQKKPQIYPLDQAVENGISFVFPTITNWVEKPTFLPKLELNITPADFKNYQQSFELVKSQIQAGNSYLLNLTCQTKITSNYDLKQIFLASKAKYKLLLENQFVCFSPECFVRIEQNKIYSYPMKGTINANEENAAEKLICSEKEFTEHNTIVDLIRNDLALVANNIQVSKYRYVEKVQTHRGAIYQTSSEICGELVENWQAKIGTMLAKLLPAGSISGAPKVKTVEIIRQAEQRERGYYTGIFGYFDGENLESAVAIRYIEQQNNQLIFRSGGGITSLSDLNEEYNEILEKVYVPISSV
- a CDS encoding branched-chain amino acid aminotransferase, with translation MCQFPLFETLAVIDGQFQRLNYHQQRVNFAFNYFFKSETILDLTQIAIPAAFQSGFFRCRIDYSAKEFDVKFYAYTSRKTARFQCVYTEDLDYQFKYSDRKRLDFAKDLQIDEVIIINNGFVSDCTIGNLLFLKHEKWYSPQHYLLKGTQLSYLLDQQKVELVPIHVDDLFGYEKIMVINALNPFELERAVSINSSSVLR